The Exiguobacterium aurantiacum DSM 6208 genome includes a window with the following:
- a CDS encoding aminotransferase class I/II-fold pyridoxal phosphate-dependent enzyme yields the protein MADRRSNLLKTLPPQHFVGLAKEVAALEQAGADIIRLGQGTPDLPTPKPICEALETALANPDTHQYGPFRGQSRLKQAVATFYLNEYGVEIDAESEVAILIGSKSGLITLPQCVLEPEEGILLPNPGYPDYISGARLAGARVHDLVLTEANDFLPDYETLDTHGARLMYLNYPSNPTGAVATPRFFEETVQFAKERELMVVHDFAYGSIGFDGHVPPSFLQADGAKEVGIEVYTMSKAFNMSGWRVAFAVGNKDIIEAINTYQDHVHVSVFSAIQEAAVAALESPKSVRDDLARLYEARRDRLVDGLRRAGWDVPAPKGSFFVWARVPEGDAKSFSQKLLHEAGVAVTPGYFFGAEGEQYVRFGLVSPEPKIDEAVARIEQLFAAYEEVRA from the coding sequence ATGGCAGACAGACGTTCAAACTTACTTAAAACTTTACCACCCCAACATTTCGTCGGGCTCGCGAAAGAAGTGGCCGCGCTCGAACAGGCCGGGGCCGACATCATCCGGCTCGGACAAGGGACGCCGGACTTGCCGACGCCAAAGCCGATCTGTGAGGCGCTCGAGACGGCGCTCGCGAATCCGGACACGCATCAGTATGGCCCGTTCCGTGGGCAAAGCCGTTTGAAACAGGCGGTGGCGACGTTCTACTTGAACGAGTACGGGGTCGAGATCGATGCCGAGAGCGAGGTCGCAATTTTGATCGGGTCGAAATCGGGGCTGATCACGCTCCCACAATGCGTCCTTGAACCAGAGGAGGGCATCCTGCTCCCGAACCCGGGCTACCCGGACTATATCTCCGGGGCCCGGCTCGCCGGGGCGCGCGTCCACGACCTCGTCTTGACAGAAGCCAACGATTTTCTTCCGGATTACGAGACGCTCGACACGCACGGGGCGCGGCTCATGTATTTGAACTACCCGAGCAATCCGACCGGCGCCGTCGCGACGCCACGCTTTTTCGAGGAGACGGTGCAATTCGCCAAGGAGCGGGAACTGATGGTCGTCCACGACTTCGCCTACGGCAGTATCGGCTTTGACGGCCATGTCCCGCCGAGCTTCCTTCAAGCCGACGGGGCGAAAGAGGTCGGCATCGAAGTGTACACGATGTCGAAGGCGTTCAACATGTCTGGCTGGCGCGTCGCCTTCGCCGTCGGCAACAAGGATATCATCGAGGCGATCAACACGTATCAAGACCACGTCCACGTCAGCGTGTTCTCGGCCATCCAAGAGGCGGCGGTCGCAGCGCTCGAGTCACCAAAATCCGTCCGCGATGACCTGGCCCGTCTATACGAGGCTCGGCGGGACCGATTGGTGGACGGGTTGCGTCGAGCCGGTTGGGACGTCCCGGCCCCGAAAGGTTCATTCTTCGTCTGGGCGAGAGTGCCGGAGGGAGATGCCAAGTCGTTTTCGCAGAAGTTGCTCCATGAGGCAGGCGTCGCGGTGACGCCAGGATATTTCTTCGGCGCGGAAGGTGAACAGTACGTCCGGTTCGGCCTCGTCTCGCCGGAACCGAAGATTGACGAGGCCGTCGCGCGCATCGAGCAGCTGTTCGCCGCTTATGAGGAGGTGCGGGCATGA
- a CDS encoding AI-2E family transporter codes for MELNRQLILKLSVIGLIFLVLWRVISEPDTISRVLQYTFQLLTPVIMGIAIALLLNTVLSYMEERFALKRYQGLLIVYVTFIGLLVISAVTLFPRIYSSVSSLIEELPFYIRQIDGFLGQLNTFLHDYNETIAQTLDFKRFEERYSGWVEAAVLSSVSYVSSFTMTLINFLIGIVISIYLLKDKEVFARMFKRLLYAMFPVATAKTTIDIFQEMDYIFKRYIIGKSLDCLIIGVMAVVGLLVIGAPYALLLGVIIGILNFIPYVGPLLGMIPAFIITYFYDPFTAVLVLVFIFLLQQFDGLWLGPKILGDSVGITPFWVITSIIIGGSLFGLVGMFVSVPVTAMIQVILSRLIDYRLTRKNLNELL; via the coding sequence GTGGAGCTAAACCGTCAGTTGATTTTGAAATTAAGTGTGATCGGCCTAATCTTTCTCGTCTTATGGCGAGTCATCAGTGAGCCGGACACGATCTCTCGCGTTTTACAATACACGTTTCAACTGTTGACGCCCGTCATCATGGGAATCGCCATCGCCTTGTTGTTGAACACGGTCCTTTCTTATATGGAAGAACGGTTCGCACTGAAACGATATCAAGGGCTGTTGATCGTCTACGTGACGTTCATCGGGTTGCTCGTCATCTCGGCCGTGACGCTGTTCCCGCGGATATATTCGAGTGTCTCGTCGCTCATCGAGGAGCTCCCGTTTTACATTCGCCAAATCGATGGGTTCTTAGGGCAATTGAACACGTTTTTACACGATTATAACGAGACGATTGCTCAGACGCTCGACTTCAAACGATTCGAGGAACGTTACTCCGGTTGGGTCGAGGCGGCCGTGTTGTCCTCGGTCAGCTACGTCTCGAGCTTCACGATGACACTCATCAACTTCTTGATCGGCATCGTCATCTCGATCTACTTGTTGAAAGACAAGGAAGTGTTCGCCCGCATGTTCAAGCGTCTGCTGTATGCAATGTTCCCGGTCGCCACGGCGAAGACGACGATCGACATCTTCCAGGAGATGGACTATATCTTCAAGCGCTATATCATCGGCAAGTCACTCGACTGCCTCATCATCGGTGTGATGGCCGTCGTCGGTCTCCTCGTTATCGGTGCACCGTACGCGCTCTTACTCGGTGTCATCATCGGGATCTTGAACTTCATCCCGTACGTCGGCCCGCTCCTCGGCATGATCCCGGCGTTCATCATCACATACTTCTATGACCCGTTCACGGCCGTTCTCGTCTTGGTATTCATCTTCTTGCTGCAACAGTTCGACGGATTGTGGCTCGGACCGAAGATACTCGGCGACAGCGTCGGCATCACCCCGTTCTGGGTCATCACCTCGATCATCATCGGCGGCAGTTTGTTCGGCCTCGTCGGGATGTTCGTCAGCGTGCCGGTGACGGCGATGATTCAAGTCATCTTGTCGCGGCTCATCGATTACCGGCTCACCCGCAAGAACTTGAACGAGCTCCTGTAG
- a CDS encoding methionine ABC transporter permease, translating to MLQFWADWGDLIWSGTLQTLTMTGIALVISTFIGLPLGTLLVLTRPSGRLANRYVYGALSSVINVVRSIPFIILLFFILPFTRFIMGTTIGVQGVLLPLIVFTAPYIARLMESALLEVDRGVVEAYEAMGISTRKIIWYVLIREARSSIVLGLTIATIGLIGATAMAGLVGAGGLGDIAYQYGHLRFEPEVMYVTIFVLILLVQSIQSFGNRLAARLKKA from the coding sequence ATGCTACAGTTTTGGGCCGACTGGGGTGACTTGATTTGGAGCGGTACGCTCCAGACGCTGACGATGACGGGCATCGCCCTCGTCATCTCTACGTTCATCGGACTGCCGCTCGGCACGTTGCTCGTGTTGACGCGTCCGAGCGGGCGTTTGGCGAACCGCTACGTCTACGGCGCGCTCTCGAGCGTCATCAACGTCGTTCGTTCGATCCCGTTCATCATCTTGTTGTTCTTCATCTTGCCATTCACACGGTTCATCATGGGAACGACGATCGGGGTTCAAGGCGTGCTGCTCCCACTCATCGTCTTCACGGCACCGTATATCGCCCGACTGATGGAGTCGGCGCTCCTCGAAGTCGACCGCGGCGTCGTCGAGGCGTATGAGGCGATGGGCATCTCGACGCGGAAGATCATCTGGTACGTCCTCATCCGCGAGGCCCGCTCGTCGATCGTCCTCGGTTTGACGATTGCGACGATCGGGTTGATCGGGGCGACTGCGATGGCCGGACTCGTCGGGGCGGGGGGTCTCGGTGACATCGCTTATCAATATGGCCACCTCCGTTTCGAACCGGAAGTCATGTACGTGACGATCTTCGTCTTGATTTTGCTCGTCCAATCGATTCAATCGTTCGGCAACCGTTTGGCGGCCCGTTTGAAGAAGGCATAA
- a CDS encoding iron-containing alcohol dehydrogenase, translating to MIRQAVLEYDHDDDALDRLGELIGGRRVHVLRGRHGYPVVERLLPSLKAYPATSFAGECTDREADRVDLDGADVLVAIGGGKLVDTAKLVAVRNGVPLIVIPTLASNCAAFTPLSVVYREDGSYDRYDVFRVIIERVIVDARVIASSPYDYYRAGVIDTVAKFYEARYLSGDNSTVAGVDAGIALSKQCHRLLEIELTETAFRSYSEGTRYAVDHVLAIGGAVGGFGDAGTRVAVAHAVHNALSEFETTHAFLHGDKVGFGLLVQESLRRSPDVAVLRSWLEQVEAPTTLDALGLSADDIPRLVASVMRETTLQQLPEPLDSDYLKIIFENLQKTIYR from the coding sequence ATGATTCGTCAAGCCGTCCTCGAGTATGACCACGACGACGATGCCCTCGATCGGCTCGGCGAACTGATCGGAGGCCGCCGGGTGCATGTGTTGCGCGGGCGACACGGCTACCCCGTCGTCGAACGGCTGCTTCCTTCTTTGAAGGCGTATCCGGCAACATCGTTCGCAGGCGAGTGCACGGATCGCGAGGCGGACCGAGTCGACCTTGACGGAGCGGACGTCTTAGTCGCCATCGGTGGCGGCAAGCTCGTCGACACGGCCAAGCTCGTCGCCGTGCGGAACGGCGTCCCGCTCATCGTCATCCCGACGCTCGCTTCTAACTGTGCGGCGTTCACCCCGCTCAGCGTCGTGTACCGGGAAGACGGGAGCTACGACCGGTACGACGTATTCCGTGTCATCATCGAACGCGTCATCGTCGACGCCCGGGTCATCGCGTCTTCACCGTACGATTATTACCGAGCCGGGGTCATCGACACGGTCGCGAAGTTCTATGAGGCCCGCTATTTGAGCGGTGATAACTCGACCGTTGCGGGTGTCGATGCCGGAATCGCGCTCTCCAAGCAATGTCATCGTCTGCTCGAAATCGAGCTAACCGAGACCGCCTTCCGCTCATACAGCGAAGGGACGCGCTACGCGGTCGACCACGTGCTCGCCATCGGCGGAGCTGTCGGTGGCTTCGGGGATGCTGGGACACGGGTCGCCGTCGCGCACGCCGTCCATAACGCACTCAGCGAGTTCGAGACGACCCATGCTTTCCTCCACGGGGACAAGGTCGGTTTCGGATTGCTCGTTCAGGAGTCCTTGCGCCGCTCGCCCGACGTGGCTGTGCTTCGTTCGTGGCTCGAGCAAGTGGAGGCCCCGACGACGCTCGACGCGCTCGGTCTTTCTGCGGACGACATCCCACGTCTCGTGGCCTCGGTTATGAGGGAGACGACGTTGCAACAGTTGCCCGAACCGCTTGATAGTGACTATTTGAAAATAATTTTTGAAAATTTACAGAAAACTATTTACAGATAA
- a CDS encoding Spx/MgsR family RNA polymerase-binding regulatory protein, producing MTVTVFTHTSCSSSRKTIDWLREQNIPFVEKKLTDQGMSFSEFKDMLRLTENGTTDLLSVQKSVYKQAADQLDEMSLRELYSFVASHPQILKSPIVVDDNRIQIGFSEKEIRTFIPRHDRIAELKRLLDNK from the coding sequence GTGACGGTCACCGTATTCACACATACTAGTTGCAGTTCTTCCCGCAAGACGATCGATTGGTTACGTGAACAGAACATCCCGTTCGTCGAGAAAAAATTGACCGATCAAGGGATGTCATTCAGCGAGTTCAAAGATATGCTCCGGCTCACCGAGAACGGGACGACCGACCTGTTGTCCGTCCAAAAGAGTGTGTACAAACAGGCGGCGGACCAGCTCGATGAGATGTCGCTCCGTGAATTGTACAGTTTCGTCGCATCGCATCCCCAGATTTTGAAAAGCCCGATTGTCGTCGACGACAACCGGATTCAAATCGGGTTCAGCGAGAAAGAGATCCGTACGTTCATCCCGCGTCATGACCGAATCGCCGAGCTGAAACGTTTGCTCGACAATAAGTAA
- a CDS encoding methionine ABC transporter ATP-binding protein, translating to MIALKHIKKTFTVNKGTVTALDDVSLTIEKGEIFGIIGRSGAGKSTLIRMINLLERPTSGQVEIEGQDITKLGKKELSKLRHRIGMIFQHYNLLKTATVEENVAIPLRLEGLDKQTIRQRVDKYLDIVGLTDHRKHYPEQLSGGQKQRVAIARALAHEPDILLSDEATSALDPETTESILDLLLEINRELGLTIFLITHEMEVIERICDRVAVIDCGKIVEEGDVLDVFADPVHTTTQKFLKTNLDVPEEVVKELSTHGTLVHLSFIGSQTEQAVLAQLTKRFGLLPNIIGGGIKKLKRGLVGNLLIHLDGDADQTDQAVRYLEASGVKVKEVTNHATVLGRLG from the coding sequence ATGATCGCACTCAAACATATCAAAAAGACGTTCACTGTCAACAAAGGAACGGTCACGGCGCTCGATGACGTGTCGCTCACGATCGAAAAAGGCGAGATCTTCGGCATCATCGGGCGCAGCGGGGCCGGCAAGAGCACGCTCATCCGGATGATCAACCTGCTTGAACGCCCGACGTCGGGCCAAGTCGAGATTGAAGGACAAGACATCACGAAACTAGGGAAGAAGGAACTCTCGAAGCTCCGGCACCGCATCGGGATGATCTTTCAACATTACAACTTGCTGAAGACGGCCACGGTCGAAGAGAACGTCGCCATCCCGCTCCGTCTCGAAGGTCTCGATAAACAGACGATCCGACAGCGCGTCGACAAATACCTCGACATCGTCGGACTGACCGACCATCGTAAGCATTACCCGGAGCAACTTTCAGGTGGCCAGAAACAACGCGTCGCCATCGCCCGTGCCCTCGCGCATGAGCCTGACATTCTTCTTAGCGACGAGGCGACGAGCGCGCTCGATCCGGAGACGACCGAATCGATCCTCGACTTGTTGCTCGAGATCAACCGCGAGCTCGGGTTGACGATTTTCCTGATCACCCACGAGATGGAAGTCATCGAACGGATCTGCGACCGTGTCGCCGTCATCGACTGCGGCAAGATCGTCGAGGAAGGCGACGTGCTCGATGTGTTCGCCGACCCGGTGCATACGACGACGCAAAAGTTCTTGAAGACGAACCTCGACGTGCCGGAAGAAGTCGTCAAAGAACTGAGCACGCACGGTACGCTCGTCCACTTGTCGTTCATCGGCAGCCAGACCGAACAGGCCGTCCTCGCCCAGCTGACGAAACGGTTCGGCCTCCTCCCGAACATCATTGGGGGCGGCATCAAGAAATTGAAGCGTGGTCTCGTCGGCAACCTGCTCATCCATCTCGACGGGGATGCCGACCAGACCGACCAAGCCGTCCGCTATCTCGAAGCGAGCGGCGTGAAAGTGAAGGAGGTGACGAACCATGCTACAGTTTTGGGCCGACTGGGGTGA
- a CDS encoding DUF302 domain-containing protein gives MFDYTVKTDQSVADVVEKLKGTLKEEEFGVLWDFNLSETLEEKGQAIDGDYRILEVCNPKEAKKVLTAHREGGYFLPCKLAVFTKDGATHVGMPKPTKLIELIEDESLQSIAQDVETRLTRAIDNSI, from the coding sequence ATGTTTGACTACACAGTGAAGACAGACCAATCGGTGGCGGATGTCGTCGAAAAATTAAAAGGGACGCTCAAGGAAGAAGAGTTTGGCGTGCTCTGGGACTTCAATTTGAGTGAGACGCTCGAGGAAAAAGGGCAGGCGATCGATGGGGACTATCGCATCCTCGAAGTGTGCAATCCGAAGGAAGCGAAGAAAGTGTTGACGGCGCACCGGGAAGGCGGTTACTTCCTACCTTGCAAACTCGCCGTGTTCACGAAAGACGGGGCGACGCATGTCGGCATGCCGAAGCCGACGAAACTGATTGAACTGATCGAGGACGAGTCGCTTCAGTCGATCGCCCAAGACGTCGAGACGAGACTGACACGTGCGATCGATAACAGCATCTGA
- a CDS encoding IS30 family transposase → MSYTHLTTAERVKIETYLGLGMSIRSIARRLGRQPSTVSREIRRNPGYTAERAQERYAKAKGNCGAKTKLDDMMRRTIIEKLRATWSPEQIVGRLFDGEIAFSTIYRWIYSGLIDVPVTVLRQKGKRRKPVETRGRFNIGLSISKRPPDVRGRQTFGHWELDTVVSGRGKSRACVATFIERKSRFYLALPIADRSAASMEEAIHTVHAAFPAGTFKTATTDRGKEFSCHERVRATLGVPMYFADPYSSWQRGSNENANGLLREFFPKGSDFATVGQGEVVDALAKINGRPRKCLGWKTAHEAFTDEVLRLI, encoded by the coding sequence ATGAGCTACACCCATCTTACCACAGCCGAACGCGTGAAAATAGAGACCTATCTGGGGCTCGGGATGTCCATCCGGTCCATCGCGAGACGGCTCGGGCGACAGCCCTCGACCGTCTCGCGGGAGATCAGACGGAACCCCGGCTATACGGCCGAACGCGCACAGGAGCGCTACGCCAAGGCGAAGGGAAACTGCGGCGCCAAGACGAAGCTCGACGACATGATGCGCCGGACGATCATCGAGAAGCTGCGGGCGACCTGGTCCCCGGAACAGATCGTGGGTCGGCTCTTCGACGGGGAGATCGCCTTCTCGACCATCTATCGCTGGATCTATTCGGGGCTGATCGACGTGCCGGTGACCGTGCTCCGCCAGAAGGGCAAGCGCCGGAAACCGGTGGAGACACGCGGGCGGTTCAACATCGGGCTGTCCATCTCGAAACGGCCTCCGGACGTCAGGGGGCGCCAGACGTTCGGGCATTGGGAGCTCGATACCGTCGTCTCCGGGCGTGGGAAGTCGAGGGCGTGCGTCGCGACGTTCATCGAGCGAAAGAGCCGGTTCTACCTCGCCCTGCCGATCGCGGACCGCAGCGCGGCCTCGATGGAGGAGGCGATCCACACGGTCCACGCCGCCTTCCCAGCGGGCACGTTCAAGACGGCGACGACGGACCGGGGCAAGGAGTTCAGCTGTCACGAGCGCGTCCGGGCGACACTCGGCGTGCCGATGTATTTCGCCGACCCGTACTCGTCGTGGCAGCGCGGCAGCAACGAGAACGCCAACGGCCTCCTGCGCGAGTTCTTCCCGAAAGGATCGGACTTCGCGACGGTCGGCCAAGGCGAGGTCGTGGACGCACTCGCCAAAATCAACGGGCGGCCACGCAAATGCCTGGGCTGGAAGACCGCACACGAGGCCTTCACGGATGAAGTGTTGCGCTTAATTTGA